The following coding sequences are from one Paenibacillus stellifer window:
- the atzF gene encoding allophanate hydrolase produces MSIQAIPFELTLESLRKGYLSGSFTPEEVIAAVTGRAARDRDMKIWILEPSLERIAPYLERLKAMNPADYPLWGIPFAVKDNIEVAGWPVTAACPDFEYVPDRHAAVVERLIAAGAVPVGKANLDQFATGLVGTRSPYGDTHNALRPELISGGSSSGSAVAVARGQAAFSLGTDTAGSGRVPAALNGLVGYKPAVSAWPSAGVIPACRSIDCVTVFARSAEDAAAVDKAVRGPLAGDPYSAARPLNFPEQPSVWLLPADPLQFYGPFAAEYEAAWERAKQRILRSGVTVKQVDAGLLQEAAALLYEGPLVAERWSDLDAFIEEHPGAALPVTETILCSGARAEFTASALFKAQHRLAEIKALTRQWLRRAVLVLPTCGGTWTREQAAADPIATNSQMGLYTNHCNLLDLSAIAIPAGMAGPKLPFGITLFTVPEEEGNLIPASRHFMRQQDTIRVAVCGLHMRGMGLEPQMTGYGAVFVEETATSENYRLYKLPTEPAKPGLVRVPSGGASIAVELWDMPATSFGLFTASIPSPLGIGQIELQDGRTVSGFMCEAYAVEGAYELTSFGGWRKAMELNI; encoded by the coding sequence ATGAGCATACAGGCCATTCCCTTTGAACTTACTCTTGAATCACTCCGTAAGGGCTATCTGTCCGGCAGCTTTACGCCGGAAGAGGTGATTGCGGCGGTAACGGGCCGTGCGGCACGGGACCGGGACATGAAGATCTGGATCCTGGAGCCTTCCCTGGAGCGCATCGCGCCTTATCTGGAGCGGCTGAAGGCGATGAATCCCGCCGATTATCCGCTGTGGGGCATCCCGTTCGCGGTGAAGGACAATATTGAAGTGGCGGGCTGGCCGGTTACGGCGGCCTGCCCGGATTTCGAATACGTGCCGGACCGTCATGCGGCGGTTGTGGAACGGCTGATCGCGGCAGGCGCGGTGCCCGTGGGCAAAGCGAACCTCGACCAGTTCGCCACCGGCCTGGTCGGCACCCGCAGCCCTTACGGCGACACGCATAATGCGCTGCGCCCCGAACTGATCAGCGGCGGCTCCAGCTCCGGCTCAGCCGTTGCGGTGGCCCGCGGACAGGCCGCTTTCTCGCTCGGCACCGATACCGCCGGCTCCGGCCGCGTACCCGCGGCCCTGAACGGCCTCGTCGGCTACAAGCCGGCCGTCTCGGCCTGGCCGTCGGCGGGCGTCATTCCCGCCTGCCGGAGCATTGACTGCGTGACCGTGTTCGCCCGGTCCGCAGAGGATGCGGCGGCCGTTGACAAGGCCGTCCGCGGACCGCTGGCGGGCGATCCGTATTCCGCCGCCCGCCCGCTGAACTTCCCGGAGCAGCCTTCCGTATGGCTGCTCCCCGCAGATCCGCTGCAGTTCTACGGCCCTTTCGCAGCGGAATATGAAGCTGCGTGGGAGCGGGCGAAGCAGCGGATACTCCGGTCAGGCGTAACGGTGAAGCAGGTGGACGCCGGTCTGCTGCAGGAAGCGGCAGCCCTGCTGTACGAAGGTCCGCTCGTCGCCGAGCGGTGGAGCGATCTGGATGCCTTCATTGAAGAGCATCCAGGTGCGGCTCTGCCGGTGACGGAGACGATTCTGTGCTCGGGGGCGAGAGCGGAGTTCACGGCAAGCGCCCTCTTCAAGGCCCAGCATCGGCTGGCCGAGATCAAGGCGCTCACCCGCCAGTGGCTCCGGCGGGCGGTGCTTGTGCTGCCGACCTGCGGCGGCACATGGACAAGGGAGCAGGCAGCAGCCGATCCCATTGCGACCAACAGCCAAATGGGTCTCTACACTAACCACTGCAATCTGCTCGATTTAAGCGCCATCGCCATTCCCGCCGGAATGGCCGGGCCGAAGCTGCCGTTTGGCATTACGCTCTTCACGGTTCCGGAGGAAGAAGGAAATCTCATTCCGGCCTCCCGGCACTTCATGCGGCAGCAGGATACCATCCGGGTAGCCGTCTGTGGGCTGCATATGCGCGGCATGGGACTGGAACCGCAGATGACCGGTTATGGTGCGGTGTTCGTGGAGGAGACCGCGACCTCGGAGAATTATCGGCTGTATAAGCTGCCTACCGAGCCGGCCAAGCCGGGGCTGGTCCGGGTCCCGTCAGGAGGGGCGTCCATTGCCGTTGAGCTGTGGGATATGCCGGCGACTTCCTTCGGGCTGTTCACGGCATCCATCCCGTCGCCGCTCGGCATCGGCCAAATTGAGCTGCAAGACGGTCGGACCGTCTCCGGCTTCATGTGCGAAGCCTATGCGGTGGAGGGAGCTTATGAGCTGACATCGTTCGGCGGCTGGAGAAAGGCGATGGAGCTTAACATTTAG
- a CDS encoding glycoside hydrolase family 3 C-terminal domain-containing protein produces MNTRKLGVPLEGFAEFSRTVAAEGAVLLKNDAGALPIRKSESVSIFGRTQVNYYRSGTGSGGSVNVAYTTNLLDGLRAKKNITVNEDLAAVYEKWIEANPFDNGGGGWAAEPWHQKEMPLTSELVSEARGKSDKAIVVIGRTAGEDQDNANEQGSYRLTDDEKDMLKQVTAHFERTIVVLNVSNIIDMSWLNDADYIHPIASVIYAWHGGMEGGNAIADVLAGEVAPSGKLTDTIAYSLDDYPSTRNYGDEFTNVYQEDIYVGYRYFETFCPEKVQYPFGYGLSYTTFELKAEEAGLANRDGQEIIELVVAVTNTGSEFAGKESVQVYYEAPQGKLGKPAKALAAFGKTRVLQPGESQTLTISFPVHIMASYDDEGVTGFPSAYVLEAGTYNLFAGSNVRSLISLGVEGQSGYTVADTTVVEQLEEALAPTASFTRMKPGARREDGTYELIFTEAPKQKISLAERIQSKLPVTLEQTGDKGYKLKDVHEGKISMEDFIAQLSDQDLAAIVRGEGMSSPLVTSGTASAFGGVSDSLFGFGIPVGCTADGPSGIRMDSGEKATQVAIGTLLAATWNPELVEELYVMEGRELLRNEIDTLLGPGLNIRRSPLNGRNFEYFSEDPLVTGVFAAVCTRGIMKGGSNATLKHFACNNQEKYRSQVDAVVSERAVREIYLKGFEIAVKQAGANSIMTSYNPVNGHWAASNYDLNTTILRGEWGFQGIVMTDWWAKMNDAESGGTADARFTNFMVRAQNDLYMVVSNYGAEINAMEDNTLESLENGTLTRGELQRSAMNICRFLMHAPVFSREQVIEETVEAFKANPSLAAEQAESLADGSQIKPDPAGPVIVKVEQSGVYRTLVQLMSPESNLAQSACNVTLNGQLMTTIQTNGTDGRWVRQKLVKAELEAGLYELKLDFVKPGLVIDWIEFKQL; encoded by the coding sequence TTGAATACAAGGAAATTGGGAGTACCTTTGGAAGGGTTTGCAGAATTCAGCCGGACTGTGGCCGCAGAAGGAGCCGTACTGTTGAAGAATGATGCGGGCGCTCTACCGATCCGGAAGAGCGAAAGCGTTTCGATTTTTGGAAGAACACAGGTAAACTATTATCGGAGCGGCACCGGATCGGGCGGTAGCGTCAATGTGGCGTATACAACCAATCTGCTGGACGGCCTGCGCGCCAAGAAGAATATCACGGTTAATGAAGATTTGGCGGCTGTGTATGAGAAATGGATCGAGGCCAACCCGTTCGATAACGGGGGAGGCGGTTGGGCCGCAGAGCCTTGGCATCAGAAGGAAATGCCTTTGACAAGCGAGCTGGTGTCTGAAGCCAGGGGGAAGTCGGATAAAGCTATCGTGGTGATCGGCCGTACGGCGGGCGAGGATCAGGACAATGCCAATGAGCAGGGAAGCTACCGGCTGACCGATGATGAGAAGGACATGCTGAAGCAGGTAACGGCCCACTTCGAGCGGACGATTGTCGTGCTGAATGTGTCGAATATTATCGATATGAGCTGGCTGAATGACGCGGACTATATCCACCCGATTGCAAGCGTAATCTATGCCTGGCATGGCGGTATGGAAGGCGGCAATGCGATTGCCGACGTGCTGGCCGGAGAGGTAGCCCCGAGCGGCAAGCTGACCGATACGATCGCCTACTCGCTGGACGACTACCCGTCGACCCGCAATTACGGGGATGAATTTACGAACGTATATCAAGAAGACATTTATGTAGGCTACCGGTATTTTGAAACCTTTTGCCCGGAGAAGGTGCAGTATCCGTTCGGCTACGGCCTGTCGTACACAACCTTTGAACTGAAGGCGGAAGAGGCTGGGCTGGCGAATCGTGACGGACAAGAGATCATTGAACTCGTTGTAGCCGTTACCAACACAGGCAGTGAATTTGCAGGCAAAGAGTCGGTTCAGGTGTATTACGAAGCGCCTCAGGGCAAGCTGGGCAAGCCAGCCAAGGCATTGGCGGCATTCGGCAAAACACGGGTGCTTCAGCCGGGCGAGTCGCAGACCTTGACTATCAGCTTCCCCGTTCACATTATGGCATCCTACGATGACGAAGGCGTTACGGGCTTCCCTTCCGCCTATGTGCTGGAGGCTGGAACGTATAACCTGTTCGCAGGCAGCAATGTCCGCAGCCTTATCAGCCTCGGCGTTGAAGGTCAAAGCGGATATACGGTGGCGGATACCACCGTAGTCGAGCAGCTGGAAGAGGCGCTGGCTCCGACCGCGAGCTTCACCCGGATGAAGCCGGGAGCGCGGCGGGAGGACGGCACGTACGAGCTGATCTTCACGGAAGCGCCGAAGCAGAAAATCTCATTAGCTGAGCGCATTCAGAGCAAGCTGCCGGTGACGCTGGAGCAGACCGGAGACAAAGGATACAAGCTCAAAGATGTGCATGAGGGCAAGATTAGCATGGAGGACTTCATCGCCCAGCTCAGCGACCAGGATCTGGCCGCGATTGTCCGCGGCGAAGGCATGAGCAGCCCGCTGGTGACATCGGGTACGGCATCGGCCTTTGGCGGAGTGAGCGATTCGCTGTTCGGCTTCGGCATCCCGGTGGGATGTACGGCGGATGGCCCGTCCGGCATCCGGATGGACAGCGGAGAGAAGGCGACCCAGGTGGCAATCGGCACGCTGCTGGCCGCAACATGGAACCCGGAGCTGGTCGAGGAGCTGTACGTTATGGAAGGCCGGGAGCTGCTCCGGAATGAGATTGACACACTGCTTGGACCGGGGCTGAATATCCGCCGCAGTCCGCTGAACGGACGGAACTTCGAGTATTTCTCCGAGGACCCGCTGGTTACCGGCGTGTTCGCGGCCGTCTGTACCCGCGGAATTATGAAGGGCGGATCGAACGCGACATTGAAGCATTTTGCCTGCAACAATCAGGAGAAATACCGCAGCCAGGTGGATGCCGTCGTATCCGAGCGCGCCGTGCGGGAGATTTATCTCAAGGGCTTCGAAATCGCCGTGAAGCAGGCCGGAGCCAATTCGATCATGACCTCCTACAATCCGGTGAACGGACACTGGGCGGCATCGAACTATGATCTCAACACGACGATTCTTCGCGGAGAGTGGGGTTTCCAGGGTATAGTAATGACGGACTGGTGGGCCAAGATGAACGATGCGGAATCCGGCGGTACGGCGGACGCCCGGTTCACCAATTTCATGGTCCGTGCGCAGAACGATCTGTATATGGTCGTCAGCAACTATGGCGCAGAGATTAACGCCATGGAGGATAACACACTGGAGTCCCTGGAGAACGGAACCTTGACCCGGGGCGAGCTGCAGCGCAGCGCCATGAACATCTGCCGGTTCCTGATGCATGCGCCGGTATTCTCGCGCGAGCAGGTAATTGAGGAGACGGTCGAAGCGTTTAAGGCGAATCCGTCGCTTGCGGCTGAGCAGGCAGAGTCTCTGGCGGATGGAAGCCAAATCAAGCCGGACCCGGCGGGACCGGTTATTGTGAAGGTTGAGCAGTCCGGCGTGTACCGGACCCTCGTCCAGCTCATGTCGCCGGAATCGAATCTGGCGCAGAGTGCCTGCAACGTGACGCTGAACGGCCAGCTGATGACGACTATCCAGACGAACGGAACGGACGGCCGCTGGGTCCGCCAGAAGCTGGTGAAGGCGGAGCTCGAAGCGGGGCTCTATGAGCTGAAGCTGGACTTCGTGAAGCCGGGTCTTGTGATCGACTGGATTGAGTTCAAGCAGTTGTAG
- a CDS encoding YfbR-like 5'-deoxynucleotidase, with translation MGIHAYFRSLNDLERIIRAPGKFKFEEHSVSAHSWKVVQYAKTLADIEELHGTAIDWKKLYEITSSHDYGEIFIGDIKTPVKHYSLELRSMLQQVEEGMVRHFIDENIPEEFQAIFRRQLREGKDDSVEGLILEVADKLDQVYEAFAEMQRGNMEKEFITMYRGALVKIKNIDLECVRYFLNRILPDIIEESKASPIDIKRITEEALAL, from the coding sequence ATGGGAATTCACGCCTACTTTCGATCTTTGAACGATCTTGAACGTATCATCCGCGCCCCCGGCAAGTTTAAATTCGAGGAGCATAGCGTATCCGCCCATTCCTGGAAAGTGGTGCAGTACGCCAAGACGCTCGCCGATATCGAAGAGCTGCACGGGACGGCGATTGATTGGAAGAAGCTCTATGAGATTACGAGCAGCCATGATTACGGCGAAATTTTTATCGGGGACATCAAGACGCCGGTCAAGCATTATTCCCTTGAGCTTCGCTCGATGCTCCAGCAGGTGGAGGAGGGCATGGTCCGGCATTTCATCGACGAGAATATTCCGGAGGAATTTCAGGCGATTTTCCGCAGGCAGCTCCGGGAAGGGAAGGACGACTCCGTGGAAGGGCTGATTCTGGAGGTGGCCGACAAGCTGGATCAGGTCTACGAGGCTTTTGCGGAAATGCAGCGGGGCAATATGGAAAAAGAATTCATCACCATGTACCGCGGCGCCCTGGTCAAAATCAAAAATATCGATCTGGAATGCGTCCGCTATTTCCTGAACCGGATTCTTCCGGACATTATTGAGGAAAGCAAAGCTTCCCCCATCGATATCAAGCGCATCACCGAAGAAGCGCTGGCGCTGTAG
- a CDS encoding 5-oxoprolinase/urea amidolyase family protein, translating to MFKKVLIANRGTIAVRIIRTLRAMGIASVAVYTKADRDSLHVEQADEAVLIGDGPAKESYVNAELILRTAVETGADAVHPGYGFLSENAAFAKACAEHGITFIGPSPEHMELFGLKHTARSMAQQAGVPMLPGTGLITDAAEAADRANGIGYPVMLKSTAGGGGIGMRICQDEAALRDAFDSVTRLAAANFNDGGVFLEKYIARARHVEVQIFGNGEGEAVALGERDCSVQRRNQKIIEETPAPLLPEAVRRDMHDSARRLAKEAGYRSAGTVEFLYDPDARRYYFLEVNTRLQVEHGVTEEVLGIDLVEWMILEAAGTLKGLEERVSEPQGHSLQVRLYAEDCANNFRPGDGRIDAVIWPEQARIETWIRQGLEVTTLYDPMLAMIIVHAGTRREAIAKMVNALQTLRVYGVTTNQSYIEAFLQTEAFKEGLVYTNMLNGFLPAEHAIEVLDGGVQTTVQDVPGRIGYWDIGVPPSGPMDRLAFRIGNRLLGNEESASGLEMTLRGGSYRFRDDILFCLTGADMNAELDGVSVPLYTPVQAKAGSVLTLAEAAAGMRSYLLVAGGLDMPLTLGSASTFTLGGFGGHMGGALRPGAVLRVHQGATKPLPALDAASIPKTANEWTIGVIPGPHCTAEYVLPAYLDQLTSTVWEVHFNSSRTGVRLIGPAPLWAREDGGDAGLHPSNIHDNAYAVGALDLTGDMPILLGPDGPSLGGFVCPVTTATAELWKIGQLRPGDKVSFKLITVEEAEELRAAQELYLQRLGEKAELPGPSKMPELPELPELPRLTGPTELSEMTEMTEMTEMTEMPKLPELPEVSRGDYMPLIAYEEEGRRFKIAVRCSGDENILVEYGDRELDLLYRFQVYVLMQAVKDSGSIPYIEMTPGIRSLQIHLDASRITVKEAAAKVMEIDLALPSLDSIEVPSRIVKLPLSWDDPATRLAIERYQQNVRPDAPWCPSNLEFIRRMNGLGSLEEVAEVVFNASYLVMGLGDVYLGAPVAVPLDPRHRLVTTKYNPARTWTPENAVGIGGAYLCVYGMEGPGGYQFVGRTVQMWNKFRQTANFVEGKPWLLRFFDQIRFYPVSEEELLRMRDEFPRGEFTVEVEETTFNLGQYLSWLEEIQEESAAFRKLQQASFQEERDLWKRLGIAEHVSEPEGSASHEQEALPGGSQGVNSSMSGSVWKVLVKPGQKVLKGDTIIIEESMKMEFSQFAPFDGVIASVFVESGDQVCAGDCIAAIYPLELEQEATAS from the coding sequence ATGTTTAAAAAAGTACTGATCGCCAACCGGGGAACGATCGCCGTCCGGATTATCCGCACGCTTCGCGCTATGGGTATTGCATCGGTTGCCGTGTATACGAAGGCAGACAGAGACAGCCTGCATGTGGAGCAAGCCGATGAGGCGGTGCTGATCGGTGACGGCCCTGCCAAAGAGAGCTACGTGAATGCGGAGCTGATTCTTCGTACAGCGGTGGAGACGGGCGCGGATGCGGTTCATCCGGGTTACGGCTTCCTGAGCGAAAATGCGGCTTTCGCGAAGGCCTGCGCGGAGCATGGCATCACCTTCATCGGCCCGTCGCCGGAGCATATGGAGCTGTTCGGGCTGAAGCATACGGCCCGCTCCATGGCGCAGCAGGCGGGAGTGCCGATGCTGCCCGGAACGGGGCTGATCACAGACGCGGCTGAAGCGGCTGACCGTGCGAACGGGATCGGGTATCCCGTAATGCTGAAGAGTACCGCAGGAGGCGGCGGAATCGGGATGCGCATTTGTCAGGATGAAGCGGCGCTTCGGGATGCGTTCGACTCGGTAACCCGGCTTGCGGCAGCCAACTTCAACGACGGCGGGGTGTTTTTGGAGAAATACATCGCCCGCGCCCGCCATGTCGAGGTGCAGATTTTCGGGAACGGTGAAGGGGAAGCTGTTGCACTTGGCGAGCGGGACTGCTCGGTGCAGCGGCGGAACCAGAAGATTATTGAAGAGACGCCGGCGCCGCTGCTGCCGGAGGCGGTCCGCCGCGATATGCATGACAGTGCGCGCAGGCTCGCGAAGGAAGCTGGTTACCGCAGTGCGGGAACGGTGGAGTTTCTCTATGATCCGGATGCCCGGCGTTATTACTTCCTTGAAGTGAACACGAGACTTCAAGTCGAGCACGGCGTAACGGAGGAAGTGCTCGGCATCGACCTGGTCGAGTGGATGATTCTGGAGGCTGCCGGTACGCTCAAAGGACTGGAGGAGAGGGTCAGCGAGCCTCAAGGCCACAGCTTGCAAGTGCGCCTGTACGCAGAGGACTGCGCCAATAACTTCCGTCCGGGCGACGGCCGTATCGATGCCGTCATCTGGCCGGAGCAAGCGAGAATCGAGACGTGGATTCGGCAAGGTCTGGAGGTCACGACCCTCTACGATCCGATGCTGGCGATGATTATCGTGCATGCCGGTACGCGCCGGGAAGCCATCGCCAAAATGGTGAACGCACTGCAGACGCTGCGCGTATACGGGGTGACGACGAACCAGTCTTATATAGAAGCTTTTTTGCAGACGGAGGCTTTCAAGGAAGGGCTCGTCTATACAAACATGCTGAACGGCTTCCTTCCGGCAGAGCATGCAATCGAGGTGCTGGACGGCGGTGTACAGACAACGGTTCAGGATGTTCCGGGACGGATCGGCTACTGGGATATCGGTGTTCCGCCTTCGGGTCCGATGGATCGGCTGGCGTTCCGCATCGGCAACAGGCTTCTGGGCAACGAAGAATCGGCGTCGGGACTTGAGATGACGCTTCGCGGCGGCTCGTACCGCTTTCGGGATGACATACTCTTCTGTCTGACGGGAGCGGATATGAACGCGGAGCTGGACGGGGTGTCCGTACCGCTGTATACCCCGGTGCAGGCGAAGGCTGGCTCCGTGCTGACGCTTGCTGAAGCTGCGGCGGGTATGCGTTCCTACCTGCTGGTCGCAGGCGGGCTCGATATGCCGCTGACGCTGGGCAGCGCTTCGACCTTCACGCTCGGAGGCTTCGGCGGGCATATGGGCGGCGCGCTGCGGCCGGGAGCCGTACTGCGCGTCCACCAGGGAGCAACGAAGCCGCTGCCCGCGCTGGATGCCGCCTCCATCCCGAAGACGGCGAACGAATGGACCATCGGCGTCATCCCGGGTCCGCATTGTACGGCGGAATATGTGCTGCCCGCCTATCTGGACCAGCTTACCTCCACCGTGTGGGAGGTTCACTTCAACAGCTCCCGCACCGGCGTCCGCCTGATTGGGCCTGCGCCGCTCTGGGCGCGTGAGGATGGCGGAGACGCCGGACTTCACCCGTCGAACATTCACGACAACGCCTACGCAGTCGGCGCGCTGGATCTGACGGGTGACATGCCGATCCTGCTCGGACCGGACGGCCCGAGCCTCGGCGGGTTCGTCTGCCCCGTAACGACGGCTACCGCCGAGCTGTGGAAGATCGGCCAGCTTCGTCCGGGCGACAAAGTCAGCTTCAAGCTGATTACCGTTGAGGAAGCCGAGGAGCTGCGGGCGGCGCAAGAGCTGTATCTCCAGCGGCTTGGGGAAAAAGCGGAGCTGCCGGGGCCGTCGAAGATGCCGGAACTGCCGGAGTTGCCGGAGTTGCCGAGGTTGACGGGACCGACGGAACTGTCTGAAATGACTGAAATGACTGAAATGACTGAAATGACTGAAATGCCGAAGCTGCCGGAGCTGCCTGAGGTTTCGCGCGGCGATTACATGCCGCTCATCGCTTACGAAGAAGAAGGCCGCCGCTTCAAGATCGCGGTTCGCTGCTCCGGCGACGAGAACATCCTGGTGGAATACGGAGATCGGGAGCTTGATCTCCTGTACCGGTTCCAGGTGTATGTGCTGATGCAGGCCGTGAAGGACAGCGGCAGCATTCCTTATATTGAAATGACGCCGGGTATCCGCTCTTTGCAGATTCATCTGGATGCCTCCCGGATCACGGTCAAGGAAGCTGCCGCGAAGGTCATGGAGATCGACCTTGCGCTGCCGTCCCTCGATTCCATCGAAGTTCCGTCGCGGATTGTGAAGCTGCCGCTGTCGTGGGACGACCCGGCAACCCGGCTGGCCATTGAGCGTTATCAGCAAAATGTACGCCCGGATGCCCCATGGTGTCCGAGCAATCTGGAGTTCATCCGCCGGATGAACGGTCTGGGCTCGCTGGAGGAAGTCGCCGAGGTTGTATTCAACGCTTCCTATCTTGTGATGGGGCTGGGCGATGTGTATCTCGGCGCACCAGTCGCCGTGCCGCTTGATCCGCGACACCGGCTCGTGACGACGAAGTACAATCCGGCGCGTACGTGGACGCCGGAGAACGCCGTCGGCATCGGCGGTGCTTATCTCTGCGTCTACGGCATGGAAGGCCCCGGCGGCTATCAGTTCGTAGGCCGCACGGTGCAGATGTGGAACAAGTTCCGCCAGACGGCGAACTTTGTGGAAGGCAAGCCCTGGCTGCTCCGCTTCTTCGATCAGATTCGCTTCTATCCGGTCTCCGAGGAGGAGCTGCTTCGGATGAGAGACGAGTTCCCCCGGGGAGAGTTCACGGTTGAAGTTGAAGAGACTACGTTTAACCTGGGTCAATACTTAAGCTGGCTCGAAGAGATTCAGGAAGAATCGGCCGCGTTCCGGAAGCTGCAGCAGGCATCGTTCCAGGAAGAGCGCGATCTATGGAAGCGGCTCGGCATCGCCGAGCATGTATCCGAGCCGGAAGGCTCCGCTTCCCACGAGCAGGAGGCGCTCCCTGGCGGCAGCCAGGGCGTGAACAGCTCGATGTCGGGCAGCGTCTGGAAGGTGCTGGTGAAGCCGGGCCAGAAGGTACTGAAAGGCGACACCATTATAATAGAAGAAAGTATGAAAATGGAGTTCTCGCAGTTCGCTCCGTTCGACGGCGTTATCGCATCCGTCTTCGTCGAATCCGGCGATCAGGTATGTGCGGGAGACTGCATTGCGGCGATTTATCCACTGGAGCTGGAACAGGAGGCGACTGCATCATGA
- a CDS encoding RBBP9/YdeN family alpha/beta hydrolase: MSRSYLILYGLGGSGPEHWQSWLYEELIARGEKVYYPDFPNYDHPIKEEWLRRLAEVLETVPEEEELTVVAHSLGCILWIHYAIAAKVKLANRLILVCPPSIHTRLEEVASFFPVPDSLDMVGKSANTGVVVLSTDDPYCRMEDHIPYQRLHLPSVLLPGVGHLNVASGYGPWPDMLELCLNGHFPLWEQG; encoded by the coding sequence ATGAGCCGAAGCTATCTGATTTTGTATGGACTGGGCGGCAGTGGCCCGGAGCATTGGCAGTCGTGGCTGTATGAAGAGTTGATTGCCCGGGGGGAGAAGGTCTATTACCCCGATTTCCCGAACTACGACCATCCGATTAAGGAGGAGTGGCTGCGCCGGCTGGCAGAAGTGCTGGAGACGGTTCCGGAAGAGGAGGAATTGACTGTAGTCGCCCATAGTCTGGGCTGCATTCTGTGGATTCACTATGCCATAGCGGCCAAAGTCAAGCTGGCGAACCGGCTGATTCTCGTCTGTCCGCCTTCCATACATACCCGGCTGGAGGAAGTGGCCAGCTTTTTCCCGGTGCCTGATTCCTTGGATATGGTGGGAAAAAGCGCCAATACCGGCGTGGTCGTCCTGTCGACCGATGACCCTTACTGCCGGATGGAAGATCATATTCCTTACCAGCGTCTCCATCTGCCGTCTGTGCTGCTGCCGGGAGTGGGCCATCTGAACGTGGCCTCCGGATATGGGCCTTGGCCGGATATGCTGGAGCTATGCCTCAACGGGCATTTCCCCTTGTGGGAACAAGGGTAG